The DNA window AATTTATAGTCCCATCTTTATTCACCAAATATCCTTCTAACTGCATAACTAGCAGATTAGGAACGGCTCCACTACCTGTAACACTTTGATTATATGGTCGAGCTGCTTCAGGTATCAAGGTTTCGATATCTATTTTTAAAATATCATTTGGTTGAACAGTCATACTTTGATACTTAATTTCTGTCTCATTGTTTTCAACTGCATCTTGCAAATAAAACAAATCTTTTTTTGACGCACACGACGTCAAGACTAAAACAAATAGTAACATCAAATACTTTGATTTCATGGTATTGTATATAAATTGAGTTTGCAAATATAATCTATTTAAAGGAATCTCAAAGAAGTGCAAGAGTTGATTTCAGTTAAAAAAATTAGACCTTGACGCGTTTTTTATTTTTATTGAATACTCTAACAATAATAAATGGCAAACAATATAATACTGAACCATACACTAAAAGCAGTCCAATTTGCGAATTTAAATTTAAATGCAACATGTTAAACGCAATTACGACTATAAATAAATTGATAAGAACTACAGTGAACGTAGTTTGTACATGTGAAAATCCAGCTTGAATAAACCTATGATGAATGTGATTTTTATCAGCTTCGAAAGGGCTTTTCTTCAAAATAAAGATTCGAATAAAAAAGATTCGTAATGTATCAATAAGAGGAAAAAACAGCATGGCAAACGCCAAAGCTGGCGAAGCTCTAAAATATTCAGAATCAATATTTGTTTGTGATTGCGAGATAAAACTAATTGTAAAGAAGGCGAGCAAGAACCCAACAATCATAGATCCTGTATCTCCCATAAATATTTTATTTTTAGAAGAAAAATTCGACTTCAAAAATGCTAATAATGCACCAATTAGAGCCACTGAAATTGTAGCCAGACTAAGTGCGCCAGAGTTATAAAATAATATCGTAAAAAAAACACTTATTAATAAAGCGATACAGCCTGCTAAACCATCCACACCATCAATAAGGTTATAGGCATTTATTATTAATATATATACAAATAATGTAAAACCAATAGATACCCAATAAGGCAATATATCTATATCAAAAATTTTTGAAAACCCAATAATACGTGTATCAGTAAAGATAATTAATAATAATGCAGCAAACAGTTGTCCTATAAATTTCTTTCTAGCAGAAAGCACAGTTAAATCATCTTTTAGACCAAGAAAAAAAAGGATAGTTAATCCACCCATAACCAGCAATAATGCCTTTGTATTAAGCATTGCGCCAACAATAGTCATGACCACTACCAAACTAAAAAAAATACCAATACCTCCTAAGGTTGGTGTTTTACTAGAATGCATGCTTCTACTATCTGGCTCATCCATAAGATGCTTTTCTTTAGCAACATATAAAATAGTTGGAAAGGTTTGGTATGCAATTACAAATGCAAGAACAAAAGCGCAAACGAGCCATATTAATGGACTGTTTTCAGGATTAAAATTTTCAAGTAATGTTTTAATCATAAGTGTAATATGACATACAACGACATCATATTTTTAATTAATAGCAGATGCAAGATACAAATTTAATAACTAACACCTATAATTTCCGACATATTGCAGAATTATGACGAAGACATGATTGTTTTTTAATTATTTGAAAATAATTCTTTTAAAGATGTAATAATTCTTGTAGCTGTTTGCCCATCCCATAATGGAATATCATTTCCTTTTTTCCAATTTCCAGCAAAAAGCTTATCTAAATAAGGCTTCATGTTTTTTGGGTTTGTACCTACCAATTCATTAGTTCCTAAAGTGATGGTTTCAGGACGTTCTGTATTATCTCTAAGAGTCAAACAAGGTACTCGCATTACAGAGGCTTCTTCTGTAATTCCTCCAGAATCTGTTATTACTGCTTTTGCACGTTGCACCAAATAATTAAATTCTAAATAACTTAAAGGTTTCACCATATGAAGCCTTTGGTGACTAATATGCAATCGTTCTAAAATTTTAGCGGTTCTAGGATGCACAGGAAAAACCAATGGCAAATCTTGCGTGTTTGCTATAATTTCATCTATCATATCCTTTAGTTGAGACTCTTCATCTACATTTGCTGGTCTATGAAGCGTCATCACAATATAATTACCTTCAAAAAGGTTTAAATCGTTCCAAACTTGTGGTTGAATAAAATTAGGTTGTTGTTTAAGTAATGTATCTATCATTGTATTTCCAACGAAAAATATTTGCTCATCGTTAACACCACTTTTTTTCAAGTTTTCATTTGCAGTTTCTGAAGTGGTAAAAAAGTAATTTGTAATGCTATCGGTTACTAATCTATTAATTTCTTCAGGCATTGTCCAATCGTCGGAACGAATACCTCCTTCAACATGTGCTACTTTGGTTTGAAGTTTTTGAGCTACAAGAGCGCACGCCATTGTTGATGTCACATCACCAACTACAAGCACTATATCAGCAGGATGAGCTAATAATTCTTTTTCAAAACTAATCATAATGTTTGCTGTTTGTTCAGCCTGTGACCCTCCACTACATTCTAAATTTGCATGCGGTTCTGGAATCTCTAATTGTTCAAAAAAACTTCCAGACATGTTTTTATCATAGTGTTGCCCTGTATGCACCAATCTATAATCTAAATCAAAACCTTCTGCTTTTGCTTTTTGAATGGCATGAATAATTGGTGCAATCTTCATGAAATTTGGTCGTGCTCCAGCAATGATTGTAATATTATGCATTAGTTCTTGTTTTCGTATTTTAATTTTATTCTTATTATTTGTCACCTGCTTATAACGTTAGTGCATCTATTTTAATATTTACCTAAATGCAAGTTTACAAAAAATCTTACTAAATGAATTTGACGCTTAATTCTTGAAGGCTGACTTAATAACCTATAGGTCCATTCCATATTATTTTTCACCCACCATTTTGGAGCTCTTTTTACATTCCCTGTATAAACGTCATAACTTCCGCCTAAACCTTGATAAACCGCTTGATGAGATTGTTGAATTTTCTCCATCAAATTTTCTTGCTTTGGAGATCCCATCGCTACAAAAACCACATCTGGTTGATGTTTTTTAATATCTTCAATTAGGGCGTTTTCTTCTTCTTCAGTTTTAATATAACCGTTTCTGAAATTACAAATTGTAATGCCTTTAAAATCAGATTGTAATTTATTAACTGTTTCTTCAATTATGTCTTGCTTTCCTCCTACTAAATAAAAGGATTTTGTTTTGTAATAATTTTCAACGACATCTAGCCAAAGTTCGCATCCTGGAATTTTCACTACATTTTTAATTCCTTTTTTTTGAAGTGCCCAAACAGCTCCAATTCCATCTGGATAGCCTAGATTTCTATTGATGAGTGCACGACTATCATCTGTTGCGTGAAGAATTTTTTCTGCATTAACTGCAACCATAATTTTATGATGATCGAAAGCATATTGCATCAATTCTTCTCTAGACCTTGGAGCAAAGGTCATTACTCCATTTAATGACTTAGCTTCCATGTTTTACTGATTTAGTTTCTAATAAAAAATGTGCCATTGCATTAAACATAAACGCATTACTCCATCTCATATAAGAAATTTTTGAGCTCATTCCTTTTTTCAATTGATAATAAAAATAGCCTTTTTTATGTTGCATATTATCAATTGTCCAATCTAAAACTTTTGACATCAATTCTTCATGGTTTTTAAAAACACCGAGTTTAGAAAGTGTCACTATTACTTGAGCTGGACAATGAATATCTATTGGATAGGTTTTATTATGGTAATACTTAGGTGTTCCATTATCCTCAAAAAAATGTTCAAGATAATAGTCAGTTCCTTTCTGTATAGAGGCTTGAAAACTATGATCTTTAGTGTTTTGCTGATACGTTTCAATCGCATCTAAGTTGAACCCAGTATGAAAACTATCTTTCCATGATTGCACTGGAAGCAAACCATAAATCCAGGAACCATCTTCTTCTTGCAGATCACAAGCAGCAATAACAGCCTGTTTTGCCAAATTTGCATGCTCTTGATTTTTAGTATACTTAAAAGAATAACTTAATATTTTCGCACCTAAAAGAGATGCATTAATAACCGTATTATTGCCATCTTTAATACTATAAGAAAATATGACACCTTCACCATGTGGTGTTCTTGACAAGTCATTAAGCACAAAATCTGCAGCTGACAAAGTCTCTTTCAAGACCGTTTCGTCTTTAGTAATTTCATAGCTTTCTAATAAAGCTTCAACACAAAAACAAGTAGCCACAACTGTTGGTGTTTGTTTTTTAAATAAGAACAAACGTCTTGCCTGCCAATCAAAATTATAACCCCAAGCTGAACCTGAGTAACCTTTAGTTCTTAGATCAAGTAATAAGTGCGTTACTTCTTTTATACGTTGTAGAATATCTGCTTTAGTTCCGAAGTCTTCACAGCCTTTTTCAGCTAACTTGTATAAACGACAGTAGCCCAAGAGAAAAAGTCCGACACCTTTAGCGTTGTGTTCTTTTGGAACTAATAATAGTTTCCTAAAGTTTATAGGACTCCGTTTAAATCCTTGAATCCAGGCAAGTCGAGCCAAGTCCCAATGCTTAAGAGGTAAAGCCTGAAAAACTTTAGAATTCATGCCGTCATAAGGATCCCAACCTTTAAACTTTTCGTTTTCACAATAAGCTTTTAGCTTTAAAAAACTTGAATCGACTTTATATTTCAACTTGCTGTCCTCCACGCTTTACAGATTCTAGAACTCCAAAAGATGCTTTGGTTACAGCAACGATATCTTCAAAAGGGATTGGCGCTTTACCATTGGTAAGTAAACCATTAACAAATGCGCTAACCATTTCTTTCTGACCTTTATTTTGATTCAGAATTTTATCTTTTTTAGGTTTTCCTTTACCATAAATTTTCAATTCTTTAAAATCGTTAAGCGTTGCTGACATTCCAGCTGAGAATACCTCAACGTATTCCTTAGTTAAGGATTTTGATCCATTCGCATAATAGCCAATGACACCTGAAGATCCATTTTCAAACTGAACTAAAATATTTAAAGTATCATTTAACTGATTTGCATCTGGAAGCGCTGAAGCTGATATTTTTACAGGAAGACTTCCATTTAAATACGTTAAGTAATCAATAAAATGGCATACCTCACCTAATACTCGTCCACCACCAATTTCTAAATCCTGAATCCAGTTATCACCAGGAATTGCACCTGAATTAATTCTATAAATCATCGTCATTGGATTATTTCCAACAGCTTTTTTCAGTTTAGTAGTCAACGGTGAAAATCGTCTATTAAACCCAACCATAACCGCTTTATTGGTTTTTGATTGTAAGTTAATAATAGATTCTAATTCTGATTCTAAAAGACATAATGGTTTTTCGACAAAAACATTTTTATTTGCTTCTAAACTTTTTAAAACATAAGGTCCATGCGAATCATGACGAGTAGCAACGAAAACTGTATTTGTTTTATCGTCTAACACATCTGATTCCTGAGTAGCACAAAACTGAAACTTAAATTTTTCAGCAACACGTTTAGACGTTGTACCTGTATTGGTTAAAACACCAACACGACCAACTTCATTAGTTTCAGGAATATTAGGCAAAAGATTTCCTTGCGCATAACTTCCTGCTCCAATAAAGGAGATATTTATTTTACCTAGTTTATTATTTTCAGACGTTGGAATTTTAGATTTTGAAATCGTTTTTTCCAGGTCATATTTAAGAGCAATTCCTGTAAAAGGTTCTTCTTTAGAGACTACAAGATCGAATGCATCTTTAGCTTTTTCAAATTCAAACTCGTGTGTTGTTAGGTAATCTATATCAATACGTTTGGTAGCAATTAAATTCTGAAACGCTTCCATGTTTCGTTTTTCTGTCCAACGCACATAAGGCAACGGATAATCAATTCCTTTTTCTTCGTAGTTTAAATCGTAACGACCTGGACCATAAGAACACGCCATTTTTAACTCTAACTCTTTACGATACCAAAATGGATCACGTTCAAAACCAGTTGGAACAGCACCAAGAACGACAACTTTTCCTTTTTTACGTGCAATAGCACCTGCAAAATTTATGGGATCTAAACTTGAAGTTGCAGCAGCGATAATAACAGCATCTGCTCCGTAGCCATTGGTTATATTTTGGATTTGCTCTTCAACACCAGCTGCATTTCTAGTGAGACCTAAATCAACTACATTATTATCAATAGCTTGTTTAACAGCTGCTTCAGAGACATCAATACCAATAACGGTTACTCCAGATGCTTTTAAGATTAATGCTGCTAATTGACCAAGCAAGCCAAGGCCAATAATCACACAAGATTCGCCTAGTCGTAAATCGGCTTGACGTACACCTTGCATAGATATTGCTCCAAGTGTATTGTATGCAGCGTCTTTTAAATTTGTATTTGAGTTTAATTTAACACAAAGATTAATTGGTACTGTAATAATTTCAGCATGATTTGCATATCCTGCTCCAGCACAAGCGACTTTATCACCTACTTCAAATTCGGTTACACCTTCACCAACTTCAATTACTTCTCCAGCAGAACTATAGCCTAATGGCGAGTATGCATCGAGCTTTTTCATCACAGCTCTATACGTTTGGATTGGGCCTTGTTTTTTTAAAGTATCAATAACTTGCTTAACCTGTTGCGGACGCTCTTTAGCTTTACCAAGTAAGCTTTTACGAGCTGCGACGACAGTAGAACCCTCAGTTCCTGCACTTATAATAGAATAGTGATTTTTCACGATGACCATTCCTTTTCCTAATTGAGGATAAGGCACATCTTGAATAATCATATCACCAGAACCTAATTTTTGTGTTAGTTGTTGCATTTAATCTACATTTTTATGAACCTTAGGCAAAGACCTGTAAGGTTTCTCTAATTCTTTAATTATTTTTATTGGGTTTCCAGCGGCAACTACACCTTCAGGAATATCTTTATTAACAACTGATCCAGCTCCAATTATAGAATGACTACCAATCGTAACGTTTCTCATCACAACAGTATTAACTCCAATAAACACATGATCACCAATATTGACATAACCTGTGCCATTATCTTCTGGATTGATAATGTGCGCAGCACCATCATGTGATAATATATAACAACCATGAGTTATTAAGCAATGGTCACCAATAATAACTTTACCTCGTCTTAAATCTATTTTTGCGCCAAGACTTATCATTGTATTTTTACCAATTTTGGCACCAGAAGCTCTAAGAAAATACATTTGAAAAAATCTAAGTAGATTACCCAATGAATGGACCATTTTTCTAATAATTATTTTCATGCTTCCAATGTGTTTGAGATGATCGTTTTAAAATCTTTAGCAATTTTTTGAATTGAAAAATCTGAAACCACATAGTTTCTATTTGTTTGTCCTAATACTAAACGTTTGTTTGCATCTTCTAACATAGTTCTTAATGCTTTTTTTAAACCCTCTAAATCACCAGGAATAAAAGAATATCCATGAATACCATCTTCAAAAACTTCACGATGAGCACCAACAGGTGTAAACACTACAGGCTTACCAATCGCCATTGCTTCTAATAAAGATCTTGAAAAGCCTTCGGAATACGACGCTGTCAAGAACATATCTGTAGATTGCAAATGCTTCATTTTATCCTCTCCACTAATAATACCGAGATTTTCGTAATTTTGATTATATGCCGAATTCAATATCTTGTTTTCTGCTTCGAAAGGATCTTCATAGTCTATTTTTTCACCAGTATATTGGTTATAAAAGACACCTCTTTCTCCTTTTCTTATATTTCCTGCAAAATAAAACTTTATATAAGGAAATTCGTCGCAAAGGTCAGGAATTATTTTTAAAATATCTGTAAAACCTTTAGCCTTAGTCATATGACCCATCACGAGTATTTTTCCTTTTTCAACTTCAACTTCATAATCATTGGAATATTGATTTATGTCCATAGCTTGATAGAGCACAGACACTTTTGAGGCATTTATATAAGGTAAAAATTGATCATTGAGATATTTAGCCTGAACAATAGCACAGTCTACTCGTTTTAAGCTAAAGCCAACAAGACGCTTTATAATTGTATTAAATTGTTGGAAATTTAATTTAAAATGACTTCCTCTTAAATGAATAATAACTTTTGCACCAAATAGTTTACCTAAGAGTATGGTCCATACATCACGACCTATCCAACCAATTTGTGTTGGAGTTATAGGATAGTACACACATTTAAATCTGTTTGTAATTAATAATTTAAGCAATTTAGAAAAGAAGATAAAGAAATTAGTTAGCATTGATAAATCAAGCTTTCCTTTTTTAGTATTATCATTTCGAAAATTTGTTTTAAGGAACTTTATTTCAAATGCTTCATTTAACATTTGAGATTCTAAAAACTGTTGCATACTCAGTTCGGGACCAGAGTAAGGAGGAGGTGTTGGACCGATAAATAGTATTTTAGGTTTTTTTTTAACCATCTAACAGATTACTTTTCATTTGTGCTACCCATTTTTCAACAGACAACTCTTTTCCTTTAGCATTCGCATTCTGACAGAATCTATCTAACAGGTTACTATCTAATAATAAATTTGACAATTTTTGAACATTACGATCAAAATCTTCAGCAAGAATATAACCATTTTCACCATTAATAAGGTAACTAATCTCAGGGCCATGTTTATCAGCTTGTAAAGTTACATAAGGTCTACCATAAACAAAGGCGTGGTTAATTGATAATCCTGAATGACCTGGAACAAACACCAAGCAAGATCTAGACATTATAGGCGCAATTTTTTCTTCATCAACGATAGACTTATGCCAAATGATATCCTTATCATTTTTCACAGCTGCTTCAACCACTTCAGACATTGGTCCATCACCTATAATTTCAAGTTTTAAATCGGCAATACTTTTCTTAATTTCGTGGTAATACCTGAACAATTCAGGAATCTGTTTTGATTCGATTAATCGACCAATAAACAACATTCGTTGTTCCTCTTTTGGAGGTTTTACGTACTCATAAAATTTATTAACTTCAATCGTATCAATTGTATTATTTACCCAGTATGATTTTTTTGAAGCAATTAAATTTTCACTTAATGCAAGTTCCATACTTTCTTTAGTATAGAATACAACGCGATCTAGGTTTTTAAAAAAAAACTTAGACAACCATAAATCTATAGCTTTTAAGTTTTTGTTTTTTGTTTTTAAAATCGGATGATTATATGAAAACACATTTGTGTTTTGAAGATTTCTGCAATGCTTTACAAGAAACATAAATAAAAGCAAATTCTTTTTTTCAGCAGGAATCATAATCCAATCAAAATTATGAGCTTCTTTCTTTAAAAACGCCTTAACCTCTTTAGAAAAGCCAAATTTTGATTTAGGAACATTTATTTTATCTTGATCAAATGTCCAATCTTGACTAATTTCATGGTCACCCATTTTATTACGACCAGTTCCTGAAAGAATATGTAGTTGAATTTCATTATCATTAGCTAAGTGATTTAAAAACCTTGCTTTATAATGATTTAATGCAGGTGAGAGCCATAAAATTTTTACCATATCCCTCTTTTATTGGTTTGTCCAAACATTGCTGTAACAAAATACATCATAGCTCCCGAAGCTAATAATGGCAATGAACTTATACTATACATAGCAACTACAATCAAATTGGCAAGCAATAAAAATTTAAATTCTACAATCATCGGTTTAAATGAACTTCTTAAAACAGTTAATAAGAAATACAAATAACATAAGATTCCAAAAATACCAGTAGTAAAAAAGATTCGAACATAATCATTATGCATACCACCACTCATCATAACTTTAGCTTTTTCATGTTGAGCAAGACCAGAACCAAAAACCTGTGATAAAATATTAAAATCTTCCCAATAAGCAAAATAGCGTCTCCAAATCCACACTCGACCATTCAAAGCTCTAGAATCATCGGCATTACCTTCGGCAACACTAATATCTTTTGCATAAAGAACTTCAAAAATCTCAAAATAAAAATAGATTCCTACGCCAAACATAATAACGAAAAAAATTGCCAATTGTAAAACTGATACTTTTTTTCTAATGAAGTAAATAAATACAATTAAAAGAACAATAGAAACTGCCCAAGAGGCTTGATGCCTAAGATTATAAACGCCTACTAAAAATATGAGAAGTACAATTATAAATCCAAAATTCCCGAAGACGAAGTGCTTTTTTTTCCTGTTACTATTTTTAATATAAAAGTAACAGTAGCAAACAAACCCACAAATTAAATGACTCATATAGCCGAATAAATCAGCATAAAAACCACTTAGTCGCAAACCACCTCCTCTTGATTCTGTATTATAAACCTCAACAATTGGATCAAATAAAATTTCATAATACAAAGTTCCAATTGGAAAAACTGATGCAATAAGAAACGTAATTAAGAAGCCTTCTATATCAATAACAGAATTTAAATGTTTTCTAAAATAGAAAAACAAAACAAATGGTAGTATTGCTCTAATAGATTGTCCAAACTGAGAAAATGATTGTTCAAAACCAAATACTAAAAAATGATTTAAAACGAATAAAAAAATAAAAATAAAAAAGGCAATGGTAAGGTTAGGTGTTCTTGTGCTTTTTCTGACATAAAATAAAAATCCAAAAACAAAAACCATTAGTCCTAATACCTGTAAAGGTGAGAAACCTGATGTTTCTTTCATTTCCCATGTTGCAGCAAAAAAAGGAAATAACAAAATAACAACGAGCATCCACTTCAAAGCAACCTCTCTACTACCAAACCATTGTTTATAGAGTTTAAAATCCCAAGTAAAATTATTTAGTGCACTCGCCATTCTTCGTTCTTAATTAAAACCATTTTTTATACCAATTAATCAAGAAATATATTGTCCAAATGGTATTAGTATACTGTATATTCCCTTTTTTTAGCAAATCAAGTTTTTGATTTACTTCATCTAGATTAAATAAATTGGTATCTTTATTAAACTGTGTAATATTATCTTTTACACCATTATAAATGGTATCATTTGCCCATTCTCGTATTGGCAAATTAAATCCCATTTTTTTTCTATACAGAATATCGTTTGGTAAAATTCTTTCAAGTGATTTTTTAAGAATATATTTATTTACACCATTTTTTATTTTGTACTCTCCTGGTATGGACAATGCCAATTGTACCATTTCGTGATTTAAAAATGGGCTTCTTGCTTCAATAGAATTAGCCATCCCTAATCGATCAGCTCTAAACAAAAATTGTTCTGTAATAGCTTGTCTATAACCAGAATAACACAACCAATTCACATAATCAAATTTATGTCCATTCAAAAAAGTATGATATTCCTCTTTTAATTGTTTCACATAGTCATAAGACGAATGACCATTTATAGCATTTTTAAAATCATTTGAAATTATACTATTCTTTACGCCTTCTTTTATGCCACCAGCTCCTGGCCAATAAAAATCTTGATTATTATACAATCTATTTGTTATTTCAGAAATAGGTGTATCTGGTTTTAATTGTTGGGTGACTGAATTAGCAATACTCTTTAAAAACCTAGGAGATTTAGAAGCAATTTTATAGTATTGATATT is part of the Psychroserpens ponticola genome and encodes:
- a CDS encoding O-antigen ligase family protein, which codes for MASALNNFTWDFKLYKQWFGSREVALKWMLVVILLFPFFAATWEMKETSGFSPLQVLGLMVFVFGFLFYVRKSTRTPNLTIAFFIFIFLFVLNHFLVFGFEQSFSQFGQSIRAILPFVLFFYFRKHLNSVIDIEGFLITFLIASVFPIGTLYYEILFDPIVEVYNTESRGGGLRLSGFYADLFGYMSHLICGFVCYCYFYIKNSNRKKKHFVFGNFGFIIVLLIFLVGVYNLRHQASWAVSIVLLIVFIYFIRKKVSVLQLAIFFVIMFGVGIYFYFEIFEVLYAKDISVAEGNADDSRALNGRVWIWRRYFAYWEDFNILSQVFGSGLAQHEKAKVMMSGGMHNDYVRIFFTTGIFGILCYLYFLLTVLRSSFKPMIVEFKFLLLANLIVVAMYSISSLPLLASGAMMYFVTAMFGQTNKRGIW
- a CDS encoding acyltransferase — its product is MKIIIRKMVHSLGNLLRFFQMYFLRASGAKIGKNTMISLGAKIDLRRGKVIIGDHCLITHGCYILSHDGAAHIINPEDNGTGYVNIGDHVFIGVNTVVMRNVTIGSHSIIGAGSVVNKDIPEGVVAAGNPIKIIKELEKPYRSLPKVHKNVD
- a CDS encoding MraY family glycosyltransferase; protein product: MIKTLLENFNPENSPLIWLVCAFVLAFVIAYQTFPTILYVAKEKHLMDEPDSRSMHSSKTPTLGGIGIFFSLVVVMTIVGAMLNTKALLLVMGGLTILFFLGLKDDLTVLSARKKFIGQLFAALLLIIFTDTRIIGFSKIFDIDILPYWVSIGFTLFVYILIINAYNLIDGVDGLAGCIALLISVFFTILFYNSGALSLATISVALIGALLAFLKSNFSSKNKIFMGDTGSMIVGFLLAFFTISFISQSQTNIDSEYFRASPALAFAMLFFPLIDTLRIFFIRIFILKKSPFEADKNHIHHRFIQAGFSHVQTTFTVVLINLFIVVIAFNMLHLNLNSQIGLLLVYGSVLYCLPFIIVRVFNKNKKRVKV
- the wecB gene encoding non-hydrolyzing UDP-N-acetylglucosamine 2-epimerase, which encodes MHNITIIAGARPNFMKIAPIIHAIQKAKAEGFDLDYRLVHTGQHYDKNMSGSFFEQLEIPEPHANLECSGGSQAEQTANIMISFEKELLAHPADIVLVVGDVTSTMACALVAQKLQTKVAHVEGGIRSDDWTMPEEINRLVTDSITNYFFTTSETANENLKKSGVNDEQIFFVGNTMIDTLLKQQPNFIQPQVWNDLNLFEGNYIVMTLHRPANVDEESQLKDMIDEIIANTQDLPLVFPVHPRTAKILERLHISHQRLHMVKPLSYLEFNYLVQRAKAVITDSGGITEEASVMRVPCLTLRDNTERPETITLGTNELVGTNPKNMKPYLDKLFAGNWKKGNDIPLWDGQTATRIITSLKELFSNN
- a CDS encoding glycosyltransferase — protein: MVKILWLSPALNHYKARFLNHLANDNEIQLHILSGTGRNKMGDHEISQDWTFDQDKINVPKSKFGFSKEVKAFLKKEAHNFDWIMIPAEKKNLLLFMFLVKHCRNLQNTNVFSYNHPILKTKNKNLKAIDLWLSKFFFKNLDRVVFYTKESMELALSENLIASKKSYWVNNTIDTIEVNKFYEYVKPPKEEQRMLFIGRLIESKQIPELFRYYHEIKKSIADLKLEIIGDGPMSEVVEAAVKNDKDIIWHKSIVDEEKIAPIMSRSCLVFVPGHSGLSINHAFVYGRPYVTLQADKHGPEISYLINGENGYILAEDFDRNVQKLSNLLLDSNLLDRFCQNANAKGKELSVEKWVAQMKSNLLDG
- a CDS encoding delta-aminolevulinic acid dehydratase; translation: MKYKVDSSFLKLKAYCENEKFKGWDPYDGMNSKVFQALPLKHWDLARLAWIQGFKRSPINFRKLLLVPKEHNAKGVGLFLLGYCRLYKLAEKGCEDFGTKADILQRIKEVTHLLLDLRTKGYSGSAWGYNFDWQARRLFLFKKQTPTVVATCFCVEALLESYEITKDETVLKETLSAADFVLNDLSRTPHGEGVIFSYSIKDGNNTVINASLLGAKILSYSFKYTKNQEHANLAKQAVIAACDLQEEDGSWIYGLLPVQSWKDSFHTGFNLDAIETYQQNTKDHSFQASIQKGTDYYLEHFFEDNGTPKYYHNKTYPIDIHCPAQVIVTLSKLGVFKNHEELMSKVLDWTIDNMQHKKGYFYYQLKKGMSSKISYMRWSNAFMFNAMAHFLLETKSVKHGS
- a CDS encoding WecB/TagA/CpsF family glycosyltransferase → MEAKSLNGVMTFAPRSREELMQYAFDHHKIMVAVNAEKILHATDDSRALINRNLGYPDGIGAVWALQKKGIKNVVKIPGCELWLDVVENYYKTKSFYLVGGKQDIIEETVNKLQSDFKGITICNFRNGYIKTEEEENALIEDIKKHQPDVVFVAMGSPKQENLMEKIQQSHQAVYQGLGGSYDVYTGNVKRAPKWWVKNNMEWTYRLLSQPSRIKRQIHLVRFFVNLHLGKY
- a CDS encoding glycosyltransferase family 4 protein is translated as MVKKKPKILFIGPTPPPYSGPELSMQQFLESQMLNEAFEIKFLKTNFRNDNTKKGKLDLSMLTNFFIFFSKLLKLLITNRFKCVYYPITPTQIGWIGRDVWTILLGKLFGAKVIIHLRGSHFKLNFQQFNTIIKRLVGFSLKRVDCAIVQAKYLNDQFLPYINASKVSVLYQAMDINQYSNDYEVEVEKGKILVMGHMTKAKGFTDILKIIPDLCDEFPYIKFYFAGNIRKGERGVFYNQYTGEKIDYEDPFEAENKILNSAYNQNYENLGIISGEDKMKHLQSTDMFLTASYSEGFSRSLLEAMAIGKPVVFTPVGAHREVFEDGIHGYSFIPGDLEGLKKALRTMLEDANKRLVLGQTNRNYVVSDFSIQKIAKDFKTIISNTLEA
- a CDS encoding bi-domain-containing oxidoreductase, yielding MQQLTQKLGSGDMIIQDVPYPQLGKGMVIVKNHYSIISAGTEGSTVVAARKSLLGKAKERPQQVKQVIDTLKKQGPIQTYRAVMKKLDAYSPLGYSSAGEVIEVGEGVTEFEVGDKVACAGAGYANHAEIITVPINLCVKLNSNTNLKDAAYNTLGAISMQGVRQADLRLGESCVIIGLGLLGQLAALILKASGVTVIGIDVSEAAVKQAIDNNVVDLGLTRNAAGVEEQIQNITNGYGADAVIIAAATSSLDPINFAGAIARKKGKVVVLGAVPTGFERDPFWYRKELELKMACSYGPGRYDLNYEEKGIDYPLPYVRWTEKRNMEAFQNLIATKRIDIDYLTTHEFEFEKAKDAFDLVVSKEEPFTGIALKYDLEKTISKSKIPTSENNKLGKINISFIGAGSYAQGNLLPNIPETNEVGRVGVLTNTGTTSKRVAEKFKFQFCATQESDVLDDKTNTVFVATRHDSHGPYVLKSLEANKNVFVEKPLCLLESELESIINLQSKTNKAVMVGFNRRFSPLTTKLKKAVGNNPMTMIYRINSGAIPGDNWIQDLEIGGGRVLGEVCHFIDYLTYLNGSLPVKISASALPDANQLNDTLNILVQFENGSSGVIGYYANGSKSLTKEYVEVFSAGMSATLNDFKELKIYGKGKPKKDKILNQNKGQKEMVSAFVNGLLTNGKAPIPFEDIVAVTKASFGVLESVKRGGQQVEI